In Carbonactinospora thermoautotrophica, the genomic stretch GGGTGATCAACCAGGGTCTCGCCCAGCTGAGCGACATGTTCATGTACTCGGCGATCGCGGTGTACGCGATGGCCTTCCTGGCCACGGCGGCCGAGTGGGTCGTGGACGCCCGGCGGGCCCGCCGGGCGGCGGTCCCGGCGGGGGTGGCGGCGGGCACCGGCGCGGAAGCCGGCGGCGTGGCGACCCTGGTGCGGCCGGCGCCTGCGCCCGGCGGCGAGTACCAGGTCGAGCGCTGGGGCCGGATCGGTGTCTCGCTCACCGTGCTCGCCTTCTTGCTGCACCTGGCCGCGGTCGCCTGCCGGGGGTTCTCGGCGCAGCGGATGCCGTGGGGGAACATGTACGAGTTCTCCACCGGGGGCGGCCTGGCCGTGACCGGCGTGTACCTGTTCCTGCTGGCCCGCTACAAGGTGCGCTGGCTCGGCCTGTTCGTGCTGCCGCTCGTGCTGGGCACGCTGCTGCTCGCCGTGACCGTCCTGTACGTCGACTCCGGCGAGCTGCTGCCGGCGCTGAAGTCGTACTGGCTGGCCGTCCACGTGACCGCTGCGGTGATCTCCTCGGGGCTGTTCACGATCGGAGCGGTCGCCTCGGTGCTGTACCTGCTGCGGTCCCGGCACGACGCGCGGGTGGCCGCCGGGGCGGCGCCGGGCGGGTTCTGGGGTCGGCTCCCGGACGCGGCCCGGCTGGACAAGCTTGCCTACCGGGTGCACGCGGTGGTGTTCCCGCTGTGGACGTTCGCGATCGTGGCCGGCGCGGTCTGGGCGGAGGCCGCCTGGGGCCGGTACTGGGGCTGGGACCCGAAGG encodes the following:
- the ccsB gene encoding c-type cytochrome biogenesis protein CcsB, with the translated sequence MFMYSAIAVYAMAFLATAAEWVVDARRARRAAVPAGVAAGTGAEAGGVATLVRPAPAPGGEYQVERWGRIGVSLTVLAFLLHLAAVACRGFSAQRMPWGNMYEFSTGGGLAVTGVYLFLLARYKVRWLGLFVLPLVLGTLLLAVTVLYVDSGELLPALKSYWLAVHVTAAVISSGLFTIGAVASVLYLLRSRHDARVAAGAAPGGFWGRLPDAARLDKLAYRVHAVVFPLWTFAIVAGAVWAEAAWGRYWGWDPKEVWSFVTWVVYAAYLHARATVGWKERAAVIALVGYGTFLFNYFGVNILFSGLHSYSGL